A portion of the Mycobacterium paraseoulense genome contains these proteins:
- a CDS encoding hemolysin family protein, translating into MNATVTVISVVAIAVLIFGNAVFVAAEFSLTTLDRSAVEANARGGGRRDRAIRRAHHNLSFQLSGAQLGISATTLAAGYLTDPMLANLPHPWFDAMGISDRAADAIMAFLALVIVTSVSMVFGELVPKYLAVARPLSTARAVVGVQLLFSLLFTPAIRLTNGAANWIVRRLGIEPAEELRSARSPQELMSLVRSSARSGSLDAATASLVRRSLQFGALTAEELMTPRSKIVALQTDDTVADLVAAAADSGYSRFPIVDGDLDETVGIVHVKQVLSIPAAERARTLLTTVAQPVPVVPSTLDGDAVMAEIRANSLQTAMVVDEYGGTAGMVTVEDLIEEIVGDVRDEHDDATPDVVAAGTGWRVSGLLRIDEVATATGFRAPEGPYETIGGLALREFGHIPVAGETVKLPALDADGLLDTSLPWQATVIRMDGRRIDLLELTELHGHGEGPAAGGHR; encoded by the coding sequence ATGAACGCCACTGTCACCGTGATCAGCGTCGTGGCCATCGCCGTGCTCATCTTCGGCAACGCGGTCTTCGTCGCCGCCGAGTTCTCGCTCACGACGCTGGACCGCAGCGCAGTGGAGGCCAACGCCCGCGGCGGCGGACGTCGCGACCGCGCGATCAGGCGCGCGCACCACAACTTGTCGTTTCAGCTGTCCGGCGCCCAATTGGGCATCTCCGCAACCACACTGGCGGCCGGTTACCTGACCGACCCGATGCTGGCCAACCTGCCACACCCGTGGTTCGACGCGATGGGGATTTCAGACCGGGCCGCCGACGCGATCATGGCGTTCCTGGCGCTGGTCATCGTCACCTCGGTGTCGATGGTGTTCGGCGAGCTGGTTCCGAAATACCTGGCCGTCGCGCGGCCGTTGTCCACCGCACGGGCCGTGGTGGGCGTTCAGCTGCTGTTCTCGCTGCTGTTCACCCCGGCGATCCGGCTCACCAACGGTGCCGCCAACTGGATCGTGCGCCGGCTGGGCATCGAGCCGGCCGAGGAGCTGCGCTCGGCGCGCTCGCCACAGGAACTGATGTCACTGGTGCGTTCCTCGGCGCGCAGCGGCTCCCTGGACGCGGCCACCGCGTCGCTGGTGCGGCGCTCACTGCAATTCGGCGCACTGACCGCCGAGGAACTGATGACGCCCCGGTCCAAGATCGTGGCGCTGCAGACCGACGACACGGTCGCCGACCTGGTGGCCGCGGCCGCCGACTCCGGGTACTCCCGATTTCCGATCGTCGACGGCGACCTCGACGAAACCGTCGGCATCGTGCACGTCAAACAGGTCCTGTCCATCCCGGCGGCCGAGCGGGCGCGCACGCTGCTGACCACGGTGGCGCAACCCGTCCCGGTGGTGCCGTCGACGCTGGACGGCGACGCGGTCATGGCCGAGATCCGCGCCAACAGCCTGCAGACCGCGATGGTCGTCGACGAATACGGCGGCACGGCGGGCATGGTGACCGTCGAGGACCTGATCGAAGAGATCGTCGGCGACGTCCGCGACGAACACGACGACGCCACCCCGGATGTGGTGGCGGCCGGCACCGGCTGGCGGGTCTCCGGCCTGTTGCGCATCGACGAGGTGGCCACCGCCACCGGCTTCCGCGCCCCGGAGGGACCGTACGAGACCATCGGCGGGCTGGCGCTGCGCGAATTCGGCCACATCCCGGTTGCCGGCGAGACGGTGAAGCTGCCGGCCTTGGACGCCGACGGGCTGCTGGACACCTCGCTGCCCTGGCAAGCGACCGTGATCAGGATGGACGGCCGTCGCATCGACCTGCTGGAGTTGACCGAGCTGCACGGTCACGGCGAAGGCCCGGCGGCAGGGGGGCACCGATGA
- a CDS encoding GNAT family N-acetyltransferase encodes MASEAPPETRSAHVLPRERLYLTDEIARMGRPPLPALDPPFALRVAERDDAAMVSEWMNLPHLAAAWEYDWPTPRWKRHLGAQLDGTYSLPLVGSIRGRDFAYLELYWGAKDLISEHYDAEPYDLGLHAAIADPALVNRGLGLMLLPRIVASVFSAEPRCRRIMFDPDHRNAAARRLCEEAGCEFLGEHETTNRRMSLYALRRPSADA; translated from the coding sequence ATGGCGTCCGAAGCCCCACCCGAAACCCGATCGGCCCACGTCCTGCCCCGCGAGCGCCTCTACCTCACCGACGAGATCGCCCGCATGGGCCGGCCGCCGCTTCCCGCGCTGGATCCGCCCTTCGCGCTGCGCGTCGCGGAGCGCGACGACGCGGCCATGGTGTCGGAATGGATGAACCTTCCGCACCTGGCGGCGGCCTGGGAATACGACTGGCCGACCCCCCGATGGAAGCGGCACCTGGGCGCACAACTCGACGGAACGTACTCGCTTCCGCTGGTGGGAAGCATCCGCGGCAGGGATTTTGCGTACCTCGAATTGTATTGGGGGGCAAAGGATCTGATTTCAGAGCACTACGACGCCGAGCCCTATGACCTCGGGCTGCACGCCGCCATCGCCGACCCGGCCCTGGTGAACCGGGGACTGGGCCTGATGCTGTTGCCGCGGATCGTCGCCAGCGTCTTCTCCGCCGAGCCCCGCTGCCGCCGCATCATGTTCGATCCCGATCACCGCAACGCCGCGGCGCGCCGGCTGTGCGAGGAGGCCGGATGTGAGTTCCTCGGCGAGCACGAAACGACAAACCGGCGCATGTCGCTGTACGCGCTGCGACGCCCCTCCGCCGACGCGTGA
- a CDS encoding GuaB1 family IMP dehydrogenase-related protein, whose translation MRFLDGHRPGYDLTYNDVFVMPNRSEVASRFDVDLSTHDGSGTTIPVVVANMTAVAGRRMAETVARRGGLVILPQDIPITAVQQTVEFVKSRDLVLDTPVVLAPDDSVSDATALIHKRAHGVAVVVFEGRPMGLVSEASCLGVDRFTRVRDVAITDFVTAPVGTDPRKVFDLLEHAPIGVAVVTNADGTLAGVLTRTGAVRTGLYTPAVDTGGRLRVGAAVGINGDVGAKARSLAEAGVDLLVVDTAHGHQVKTLDAIRTVASLDLGVPLVAGNVVSAEGTRDLLGAGANIVKVGVGPGAMCTTRMMTAVGRPQFSAVVECASAARQLGGHVWADGGVRHPRDVALALVAGASNVMIGSWFAGTYESPGDLMRDREDQPYKESYGMASKRAVVARSAADTAFDRARKALFEEGISTSRMGLDPDRGGVEDLLDHITSGVRSTCTYVGAGNLTELYERAVVGVQSAAGFAEGHPLPLGW comes from the coding sequence ATGAGATTTCTCGACGGGCATCGGCCGGGTTACGACCTGACCTACAACGACGTCTTCGTCATGCCGAACCGCTCGGAGGTCGCGTCGCGCTTCGATGTCGACCTGTCCACCCATGACGGGTCGGGTACCACCATCCCCGTGGTGGTCGCCAACATGACCGCGGTGGCCGGGCGGCGGATGGCCGAGACGGTCGCTCGGCGGGGCGGTCTGGTCATCCTGCCGCAGGACATCCCGATCACCGCGGTGCAGCAGACAGTCGAGTTCGTCAAGAGCCGGGATCTGGTTCTCGACACCCCGGTCGTGCTGGCGCCCGACGACTCGGTGTCCGATGCCACCGCGCTGATCCACAAGCGCGCGCACGGGGTCGCCGTCGTCGTCTTCGAGGGCCGCCCGATGGGCTTGGTGAGCGAAGCGAGCTGCCTGGGCGTGGACCGATTCACCCGGGTGCGCGACGTGGCCATCACCGATTTCGTCACCGCCCCGGTCGGCACCGATCCGCGCAAGGTCTTCGACCTGCTCGAGCACGCGCCGATCGGGGTCGCGGTGGTGACGAACGCGGACGGGACGCTGGCGGGCGTGCTGACCCGCACCGGGGCCGTCAGGACGGGCCTCTACACCCCGGCGGTGGACACCGGCGGCCGGCTGCGGGTGGGCGCGGCCGTCGGCATCAACGGCGACGTGGGGGCCAAGGCGCGCTCGCTGGCCGAGGCCGGCGTCGACCTGCTGGTCGTCGACACCGCACACGGGCACCAGGTCAAGACGCTCGACGCGATCCGCACGGTCGCCTCCCTCGACCTCGGGGTGCCGCTGGTGGCGGGCAACGTCGTCTCGGCCGAAGGCACCCGCGACCTGCTCGGCGCGGGGGCGAACATCGTCAAGGTCGGCGTCGGGCCCGGGGCGATGTGCACCACCCGGATGATGACCGCCGTGGGCCGGCCCCAATTCTCGGCCGTGGTCGAATGCGCCTCGGCGGCAAGGCAATTGGGTGGGCACGTGTGGGCCGACGGAGGCGTCCGGCACCCGCGGGACGTGGCGCTGGCGCTGGTCGCCGGGGCGTCCAACGTGATGATCGGGTCGTGGTTCGCCGGGACCTACGAATCGCCCGGGGACCTGATGCGCGACCGCGAAGACCAGCCCTACAAGGAGAGCTACGGCATGGCCTCCAAACGGGCGGTGGTCGCCCGCAGCGCCGCCGACACCGCGTTCGACCGCGCCCGCAAAGCACTGTTCGAGGAAGGTATTTCAACGTCGCGCATGGGGCTGGACCCCGACCGCGGGGGCGTCGAGGATCTGCTCGACCACATCACCTCGGGCGTGCGGAGCACGTGCACGTACGTCGGAGCCGGGAATCTGACGGAGCTGTACGAGCGGGCCGTCGTCGGGGTGCAGTCGGCCGCCGGCTTTGCCGAAGGCCATCCCCTGCCGCTGGGTTGGTGA
- the gndA gene encoding NADP-dependent phosphogluconate dehydrogenase: MGSSDTAPGSKTATAQIGVTGLAVMGSNIARNFARHGYTVALHNRSVAKTDALLKEHGDEGTFVRSETIAEFLDALEKPRRVLIMVKAGDPTDAVINELADAMEEGDIIIDGGNALYTDTIRREKAMRERGLHFVGAGISGGEEGALNGPSIMPGGPAESYKSLGPLLEEISAHVDGVPCCTHIGPDGAGHFVKMVHNGIEYSDMQLIGEAYQLLRDALGKTADEIADVFDEWNSGDLDSFLVEITAQVLRQQDAKTGKPLVDVILDEAEQKGTGRWTVKSALDLGVPVTGIAEAVFARALSGSVTQRKATTGLASGELGAKPADTKQFVEDVRQALYASKIIAYAQGFNQIQAGSAEYDWGITPGDLATIWRGGCIIRAKFLNRIKDAFDQDPDLPTLIVAPYFRTAIEAAIDGWRRVVVTATQLGIPIPGFSSALSYYDALRTERLPAALTQGLRDFFGAHTYGRIDDDPDKRFHTLWSADRSEVPA, encoded by the coding sequence ATGGGTTCGTCGGATACCGCCCCTGGTTCCAAGACCGCTACCGCGCAGATCGGCGTGACCGGTCTGGCGGTGATGGGGTCGAACATCGCGCGCAATTTCGCCCGGCACGGCTACACCGTGGCGCTGCACAACCGGTCGGTCGCCAAGACCGACGCGCTGCTCAAAGAGCACGGTGACGAGGGCACGTTCGTGCGGTCGGAGACCATCGCGGAATTCCTGGACGCCTTGGAGAAGCCGCGCCGGGTGCTCATCATGGTCAAGGCCGGCGACCCCACCGACGCCGTCATCAACGAGCTCGCCGACGCCATGGAAGAAGGCGACATCATCATCGACGGCGGCAACGCCCTCTACACCGACACGATTCGCCGCGAGAAGGCGATGCGCGAACGGGGCCTGCACTTCGTGGGGGCCGGAATCTCGGGCGGGGAGGAGGGCGCGCTCAACGGCCCGTCGATCATGCCGGGTGGCCCCGCCGAGTCGTACAAGTCGCTGGGCCCGCTGCTCGAGGAGATCTCCGCCCACGTCGACGGCGTCCCGTGCTGCACCCACATCGGCCCCGACGGCGCCGGTCACTTCGTCAAGATGGTGCACAACGGGATCGAGTACTCCGACATGCAGCTCATCGGCGAGGCCTACCAGCTGCTGCGCGACGCCCTCGGCAAGACCGCCGACGAGATCGCCGACGTGTTCGACGAGTGGAACTCCGGCGACCTGGACAGCTTCCTCGTCGAGATCACCGCCCAGGTCCTGCGCCAGCAGGATGCCAAGACGGGCAAGCCGCTCGTCGACGTCATTCTCGACGAGGCCGAGCAGAAGGGCACCGGCCGCTGGACGGTCAAGTCGGCCCTGGACCTCGGCGTTCCGGTCACCGGTATCGCCGAGGCGGTGTTCGCCCGCGCGCTGTCGGGTTCGGTGACCCAGCGCAAGGCCACCACGGGGTTGGCGTCTGGCGAGCTGGGCGCCAAGCCGGCTGACACCAAGCAATTCGTGGAGGACGTGCGGCAAGCCCTGTACGCGTCGAAGATCATCGCCTACGCCCAGGGGTTCAACCAGATTCAGGCCGGCAGCGCCGAATACGACTGGGGCATCACGCCGGGCGACCTGGCCACCATCTGGCGCGGCGGCTGCATCATCCGGGCCAAGTTCCTCAACCGCATCAAGGACGCGTTCGACCAAGACCCCGACCTGCCGACGCTGATCGTCGCGCCCTACTTCCGCACCGCGATCGAGGCCGCGATCGACGGTTGGCGCCGCGTCGTCGTGACCGCCACGCAGCTGGGCATCCCGATCCCGGGCTTCTCCTCCGCGCTGTCCTACTACGACGCCCTGCGCACCGAGCGGCTGCCCGCAGCGCTGACCCAGGGTTTGCGCGATTTCTTCGGCGCGCACACCTACGGCCGCATCGACGACGACCCGGACAAGCGCTTCCACACCTTGTGGAGCGCGGACCGCAGCGAAGTACCCGCCTAG
- a CDS encoding M56 family metallopeptidase codes for MSALAFTILAVLLVGPVPALLAHASWPLRAPRAAMVLWQAVALAAVLSAFSAGIAIATRLLMPGPDGRPTATIVGDAGRLGWPLWTAYISVFALTVLVGVRLMVAVVRVAIANRRRRAHHRMVVDLVGVGHDAALSQPCARTRDLRVLDVAQPLAYCLPGVRSRVVVSEGALNTLDDAEVSAILTHERAHLRARHDLVLEAFTAVHAAFPRLVRSANALGAVQLLVELLADDAAVRAAGRAPLARALVACAAGRAPSGALAAGGASTVVRVRRLCGCGNSWALSAAAYLAAVAVFVVPTVALAVPWLTELRRLFNL; via the coding sequence GTGTCCGCGCTGGCCTTCACCATCCTCGCGGTGCTGCTGGTCGGCCCCGTGCCGGCCTTGTTGGCACATGCGAGCTGGCCGCTGCGCGCGCCCCGCGCCGCGATGGTGTTGTGGCAGGCCGTCGCGTTGGCCGCGGTCCTCTCGGCGTTCAGCGCCGGCATCGCGATCGCCACTCGGCTGCTGATGCCCGGTCCCGACGGCCGGCCCACCGCGACCATCGTCGGCGACGCCGGCCGGCTCGGCTGGCCGCTGTGGACGGCATACATCAGTGTTTTCGCGTTGACGGTGCTGGTCGGTGTCCGATTGATGGTCGCGGTTGTCCGGGTGGCCATCGCGAACCGGCGGCGGCGCGCCCATCACCGCATGGTGGTCGATCTCGTCGGGGTCGGGCACGATGCGGCGCTCTCCCAGCCCTGTGCCCGCACGCGCGACCTGCGCGTACTGGACGTTGCGCAGCCGCTGGCCTACTGCCTGCCCGGGGTGCGCAGCCGGGTGGTGGTCAGCGAGGGCGCGCTGAACACGCTCGACGATGCGGAGGTCTCGGCGATCCTCACCCACGAGCGGGCTCATCTGCGCGCCCGGCACGACCTGGTTCTGGAAGCCTTCACCGCGGTGCACGCCGCATTCCCGCGGCTGGTGCGCAGCGCGAACGCGCTCGGCGCGGTGCAGCTGCTCGTCGAATTGCTCGCCGACGACGCCGCCGTGCGCGCGGCGGGTCGCGCTCCCCTGGCGCGGGCGCTGGTCGCCTGCGCGGCCGGGCGGGCGCCGTCGGGCGCGTTGGCCGCGGGCGGCGCGAGCACGGTGGTCCGCGTGCGCCGGCTCTGCGGGTGTGGCAACAGCTGGGCGTTGTCGGCCGCCGCATACCTCGCCGCGGTCGCCGTGTTCGTGGTGCCGACCGTCGCGTTGGCCGTACCGTGGCTCACCGAGCTGCGCCGGCTGTTCAACCTCTGA
- a CDS encoding BlaI/MecI/CopY family transcriptional regulator, translating to MAKLTRLGDLERAVMDHLWSTAEPQTVRQVHDALSARRDLAYTTIMTVLQRLAKKNLVSQIRDDRAHRYAPVHGRDELVAGLMVDALAQAEDSGGRQAALVHFVERVGADEADALRRALAELEASQRNNAPSTGAPVED from the coding sequence ATGGCGAAATTGACCCGGCTGGGGGATCTCGAACGCGCCGTGATGGATCACTTGTGGTCCACGGCGGAACCTCAAACGGTGCGCCAGGTCCACGACGCGCTGTCCGCTCGACGCGACCTTGCCTATACGACGATCATGACCGTCCTGCAACGGCTGGCCAAGAAGAACCTGGTCTCCCAGATCCGCGACGACCGCGCCCACCGATACGCGCCCGTGCACGGCCGCGACGAGTTGGTCGCCGGGCTCATGGTGGACGCGTTGGCCCAGGCGGAGGACTCCGGCGGCAGGCAGGCCGCACTGGTGCACTTCGTGGAGCGGGTGGGCGCGGACGAGGCGGACGCGCTTCGGCGAGCGCTCGCCGAACTGGAAGCCAGTCAACGCAACAACGCGCCATCCACTGGCGCGCCGGTGGAGGACTGA
- a CDS encoding PaaI family thioesterase, with product MPQPPETPAPTDFTAPFDQEIGLRFTELSPDGARAQLEVTPKLLQPMGLVHGGVYCSIIESMASVAAYTWLATRGGGNVVGVNNNTDFLRSIGSGMVYGRAEPIHRGRRQQLWLVTITDGDDKVVARGQVRLQNLEA from the coding sequence GTGCCACAGCCTCCCGAAACGCCCGCCCCGACGGACTTCACCGCGCCCTTCGACCAGGAGATCGGGCTGCGATTCACCGAACTGAGCCCCGACGGCGCCCGCGCGCAGCTCGAGGTCACCCCCAAGCTGTTGCAGCCGATGGGCCTCGTGCACGGCGGCGTCTATTGCTCGATCATCGAAAGCATGGCCAGCGTGGCCGCCTACACCTGGCTGGCCACCCGCGGGGGCGGGAATGTGGTGGGGGTCAACAACAACACCGACTTCTTGCGTTCCATCGGCTCGGGCATGGTGTACGGCAGGGCCGAGCCGATCCATCGCGGCAGGCGCCAACAGCTGTGGTTGGTCACCATCACCGACGGCGACGACAAGGTGGTCGCCCGCGGGCAGGTGCGGCTACAGAACCTCGAGGCGTAG
- a CDS encoding urease subunit gamma, with protein sequence MLLTPHEQERLLLSYAAELARRRRARGLRLNHPEAVAIITDHILEGARDGRTVAELMASGCRVLSRDDVMEGVPEMLADVQVEATFPDGTKLVTVHHPIP encoded by the coding sequence GTGCTCCTCACGCCGCACGAACAAGAGCGATTGCTGTTGTCCTACGCCGCAGAACTGGCACGCCGCCGCCGCGCCCGTGGCCTGCGGCTGAATCACCCGGAGGCGGTTGCCATCATCACCGACCACATTCTCGAAGGAGCGCGCGACGGCCGCACCGTCGCCGAGCTCATGGCCAGCGGCTGCCGGGTGCTCAGCCGCGATGACGTCATGGAGGGGGTGCCGGAAATGCTGGCCGACGTGCAGGTGGAAGCGACGTTCCCTGACGGCACCAAGCTGGTCACCGTCCACCACCCGATCCCATGA
- a CDS encoding urease subunit beta produces MIPGEILYGSGDIDINADAERIGMQIVNTGDRPVQVGSHVHLPQANAALSFDRAAAHGYRLDIPAATAVRFEPGVAQHVRLVPLRGRREVHGLSLTPPGRLDA; encoded by the coding sequence ATGATCCCCGGCGAAATCCTCTACGGCAGCGGCGATATCGACATCAACGCGGACGCGGAGCGGATCGGAATGCAGATCGTCAACACCGGTGACCGTCCGGTACAGGTCGGCAGCCACGTCCACCTTCCCCAGGCCAACGCGGCGCTCTCGTTCGACCGCGCCGCCGCCCACGGTTACCGGCTGGACATTCCGGCGGCGACCGCCGTCCGATTCGAACCCGGTGTGGCCCAACACGTCCGGCTGGTCCCGTTGCGCGGCCGTCGGGAAGTACACGGCCTGAGCCTGACCCCGCCCGGACGGCTCGACGCCTGA
- a CDS encoding urease subunit alpha: MSSLSRERYAQLFGPTAGDRIRLADTDLLVEITEDRSGGPGLAGDEAVFGGGKVLRESMGQGRATRAEGAPDTVITGAVIIDHWGIIKADIGIRDGRISAIGKAGNPDTMTGVHPDLVVGPSTEVIAGNGRIVTAGAIDCHVHLICPQLMAEALGAGITTIIGGGTGPAEGTKATTVTPGAWHLARMLEALDGWPMNFALLGKGNTVSAEGLWEQLRGGASGFKLHEDWGSTPAAIDACLTVADAAGVQVALHTDTLNEMGFVEDTLAAIAGRSIHTYHTEGAGGGHAPDIITVAGKPNVLPSSTNPTRPHTRNTLDEHLDMLMVCHHLNPQVPEDLAFAESRIRPSTMAAEDLLHDIGAISMIGSDSQAMGRIGEVVLRTWQTAHVMKRRRGALPGDPSGKQAADNMRARRYVAKYTICPAIAHGLDHEVGSVEVGKLADLVLWEPAFFGVRPHAVLKGGMLAWAAMGDANASIPTPQPVLPRPMFGAAPAPAAATSVHFVAPQAIEAGLADRIAVSRRLVPVGNTTGLGKADLPLNDALPDIDVDPDTFTVRIDGEVWQEDPPDELPMAQRYFLF, translated from the coding sequence ATGTCTAGCCTGTCGCGAGAGCGCTACGCCCAGCTTTTCGGCCCTACTGCCGGTGACCGGATCCGGCTGGCGGACACCGACCTTTTGGTGGAGATCACCGAAGACCGCAGCGGTGGACCGGGGCTGGCCGGCGACGAGGCGGTGTTCGGCGGCGGCAAGGTGCTGCGCGAATCGATGGGCCAGGGGCGGGCCACCCGGGCCGAGGGCGCACCCGACACGGTGATCACCGGCGCGGTCATCATCGATCATTGGGGAATCATCAAGGCCGACATCGGGATTCGTGACGGCCGCATCTCGGCGATCGGGAAGGCGGGCAATCCCGACACCATGACGGGGGTGCACCCCGACCTGGTCGTCGGGCCTTCCACCGAGGTCATCGCCGGCAACGGTCGGATCGTCACCGCGGGCGCCATCGACTGCCATGTGCACCTGATCTGCCCGCAGCTCATGGCCGAGGCGCTCGGCGCCGGGATCACGACGATCATCGGGGGCGGCACCGGCCCGGCCGAGGGCACCAAGGCCACCACCGTGACCCCGGGCGCCTGGCACCTGGCGAGGATGCTCGAGGCGCTCGACGGCTGGCCGATGAACTTCGCACTGCTGGGTAAGGGAAACACGGTCAGCGCCGAGGGACTGTGGGAGCAACTACGCGGCGGCGCTTCGGGTTTCAAGCTGCACGAGGACTGGGGGTCCACGCCGGCGGCCATCGACGCCTGCCTCACCGTCGCCGACGCCGCCGGCGTCCAGGTAGCGCTGCACACCGACACCCTCAACGAGATGGGGTTCGTCGAAGACACCCTGGCGGCGATCGCGGGGCGGTCGATCCACACCTATCACACCGAGGGCGCAGGCGGCGGCCACGCGCCCGACATCATTACCGTCGCGGGCAAGCCCAATGTGTTGCCCAGTTCCACCAATCCGACTCGGCCGCACACGCGTAACACCCTTGACGAACACCTCGACATGCTGATGGTCTGCCATCATCTCAATCCCCAAGTGCCCGAGGACTTGGCCTTCGCCGAGAGCCGGATCCGGCCGTCGACCATGGCGGCCGAAGACCTGCTCCACGACATCGGCGCAATCTCGATGATCGGCAGCGACTCACAGGCGATGGGCCGCATCGGCGAGGTGGTGCTGCGCACCTGGCAGACCGCGCATGTGATGAAGCGCCGCCGCGGTGCGCTGCCCGGCGACCCCTCGGGCAAACAGGCCGCCGACAACATGAGGGCGCGCCGTTACGTCGCGAAATACACCATCTGTCCGGCGATCGCCCACGGTCTCGACCACGAGGTCGGTTCCGTGGAAGTGGGCAAGCTCGCGGATCTGGTGTTGTGGGAGCCCGCGTTCTTCGGGGTCCGCCCGCACGCGGTGCTCAAAGGCGGCATGCTCGCGTGGGCGGCGATGGGGGACGCCAACGCGTCGATCCCGACGCCCCAGCCGGTGCTTCCGCGTCCGATGTTCGGCGCCGCCCCGGCGCCGGCGGCCGCGACGTCCGTGCATTTCGTTGCACCGCAAGCGATCGAGGCCGGCCTGGCCGACAGGATCGCGGTCAGCCGGCGACTTGTCCCCGTGGGGAATACCACCGGGCTCGGCAAGGCGGACCTGCCGCTGAATGACGCGCTGCCCGACATCGACGTCGACCCCGACACGTTCACCGTGCGGATCGACGGCGAGGTCTGGCAGGAGGACCCGCCGGACGAATTGCCGATGGCGCAACGCTACTTCCTGTTCTAA
- a CDS encoding urease accessory protein UreF: MSALATLLALADSRLPAGAHVHSGGVEEAVTSGLVTGLDTLEAFLRRRIRTSGLVTASIAAAVHRGELSPDAADRETDARTPAPAAREASRSQGRGLARLARRVWPDAPWDDLGFQPHLAVTAGRVGAVSGLVPEQTALTITYTTMTGSATAAQRLLALDPADVAACTFRLAGLCERAAVEAATGLADLSDPLLDTLAQRHAERERPLFVS; this comes from the coding sequence ATGTCCGCACTTGCCACGCTGCTCGCCCTGGCCGATTCCCGACTGCCGGCCGGCGCCCACGTGCACTCCGGCGGCGTCGAGGAGGCGGTCACCAGCGGCCTGGTAACCGGTCTGGACACGCTGGAAGCCTTCTTGCGCCGCCGGATTCGCACCTCAGGGCTGGTCACCGCGTCGATCGCCGCGGCGGTCCACCGGGGCGAGCTGAGCCCTGATGCGGCCGACCGGGAGACCGATGCCCGCACGCCGGCCCCGGCCGCCCGGGAGGCGTCGCGCAGCCAGGGCCGCGGGCTGGCGCGGCTGGCGCGACGCGTCTGGCCGGACGCTCCCTGGGACGACCTCGGCTTCCAGCCGCACCTCGCCGTCACGGCGGGGCGGGTGGGCGCCGTGAGCGGGCTGGTCCCCGAGCAGACCGCCCTGACGATCACCTACACCACCATGACGGGATCGGCGACGGCCGCCCAGCGGCTGCTGGCTCTGGATCCGGCCGACGTTGCGGCGTGCACGTTTCGGCTGGCGGGCCTGTGCGAGCGTGCCGCCGTCGAAGCGGCTACCGGGCTGGCCGACTTGTCCGATCCGTTGCTCGACACGCTCGCACAACGCCACGCCGAACGGGAACGTCCGCTCTTCGTGTCCTGA